From Haloarcula sp. CBA1127, a single genomic window includes:
- a CDS encoding helix-turn-helix domain-containing protein → MRVEESPETDADIDPATAFSVIASETRLDILEALWRADDRPVRFSELFDAVELADSGQFNYHLQELTGQFVSQGPDGYDLRHAGAQVIRAVRAGTFTRTPDIDPFSVTGACTRCGGSLLAEYADEQFAIDCEDCGKAHGEYPFPPGGLVDRTPAEVATAFAERVRHLHCLAADGVCPDCAGRMGTEISRDGDCCLDVSVRAEFVCERCRHELCSPVGLTLLDNSRVAAFYDDHGVDLSSRPYWTLPWCVDDQYTSVEATDPWRLAVRIPLAEAELTAYLDGDLQPVEFERQDCGH, encoded by the coding sequence ATGCGAGTCGAGGAGTCCCCCGAAACGGATGCCGACATTGACCCGGCGACGGCGTTCTCGGTCATCGCGAGCGAGACGCGTCTGGACATTCTGGAGGCACTGTGGCGCGCAGATGACCGACCAGTTCGCTTCTCGGAGTTGTTCGACGCCGTCGAACTGGCCGACAGCGGGCAGTTCAACTATCACCTACAGGAACTCACCGGCCAGTTCGTCAGCCAAGGGCCAGACGGGTACGACCTCCGGCACGCCGGGGCGCAGGTCATCCGCGCGGTGCGGGCGGGAACGTTCACTCGGACGCCCGACATCGACCCGTTCTCGGTGACAGGGGCCTGTACGCGGTGTGGCGGCAGTCTGCTAGCCGAGTACGCCGACGAGCAGTTCGCCATTGACTGCGAGGACTGTGGGAAGGCCCACGGCGAGTACCCGTTCCCGCCGGGCGGTCTGGTCGACCGGACACCGGCGGAAGTCGCGACGGCCTTCGCCGAGCGGGTGCGACACCTCCACTGTCTGGCCGCCGACGGCGTCTGCCCGGACTGCGCCGGTCGGATGGGGACGGAGATATCCCGCGACGGCGACTGCTGTCTCGACGTGTCGGTCCGCGCCGAGTTCGTCTGCGAGCGGTGTCGCCACGAACTCTGTTCGCCCGTCGGGCTGACGCTACTTGACAACTCCCGCGTCGCGGCGTTCTACGACGACCACGGCGTCGACCTGTCGAGTCGGCCTTACTGGACGCTGCCCTGGTGCGTCGACGACCAGTACACCAGCGTCGAAGCCACCGACCCGTGGCGGCTCGCGGTCCGGATTCCGCTGGCCGAAGCGGAACTGACCGCCTATCTGGACGGCGACCTCCAGCCAGTCGAGTTCGAGCGACAGGACTGCGGGCACTGA
- a CDS encoding DNA-directed RNA polymerase — MYKRVRLRDTVEVPPRFLAEVSPGLVKRLLQEKLEGRMDEDVGSVVSVIEVHDIGTGAVLPNKPGVYYEAEFDALTFDPQMQEVVDGEVVEVVNFGAFIGIGPVDGLLHVSQISDEYLAYDEENQQLASRESNRTLTVGDAVRARIVTKSIDERNPRDSKIGLTAKQVGLGKHGWLQEERERREGTAEAGDS, encoded by the coding sequence ATGTATAAACGGGTACGCCTACGCGATACGGTCGAAGTCCCGCCACGCTTTCTGGCGGAGGTCAGTCCGGGGCTGGTCAAACGGCTCCTGCAAGAGAAGCTCGAAGGACGAATGGACGAGGACGTCGGCAGCGTCGTCTCCGTCATCGAGGTCCACGACATCGGTACCGGTGCTGTGCTGCCGAACAAGCCCGGCGTCTACTACGAGGCCGAGTTCGACGCCCTCACGTTCGACCCACAGATGCAGGAAGTGGTCGACGGGGAGGTCGTCGAGGTCGTCAACTTCGGGGCCTTCATCGGCATCGGGCCGGTCGACGGTCTGCTCCACGTCTCCCAGATCTCAGACGAGTATCTGGCCTACGACGAGGAGAACCAGCAACTCGCCTCCCGCGAGTCCAACCGGACGCTCACCGTCGGTGACGCCGTCCGGGCGCGTATCGTCACCAAGAGCATCGACGAGCGCAACCCGCGTGACTCCAAGATCGGCCTGACGGCGAAACAGGTCGGCCTGGGCAAGCACGGCTGGCTCCAAGAGGAGCGCGAGCGCCGTGAAGGGACGGCGGAAGCCGGTGATAGCTGA
- a CDS encoding translation initiation factor IF-2 subunit gamma translates to MTSNKQPEVNIGLVGHVDHGKTTLVQALSGEWTDQHSEEMKRGISIRLGYADATFRRCPEAEEPEAFTVDEHCDDHDVDTDHLRTVSFVDAPGHETLMATMLSGAAIMDGAVLVISATEPVPQAQTEEHLSALDIIGIDNIVIAQNKVDLVDEERAMQNYEQIQEFVEGTVAEGAPVVPISAGQEANIDLLIEAVQSEIPTPERDPDEDARMMVARSFDINRPGTTWDDLMGGVLGGSLVGGQLDADDEIELRPGREVEEGGKTEWQPVTTTVRSLQSGGDFVDTVTPGGLLGVGTGLDPAITKGDALAGQVAGPPGSLPPVHETFTMDVDLLERIVGDDGGEVDEISTGEPLMLTIGTATTVGSVTSARDEECEVALKRPVCAASGSKIAINRRVGARWRLIGVGTLR, encoded by the coding sequence ATGACATCGAACAAACAACCGGAGGTGAACATCGGACTCGTCGGGCACGTCGACCACGGAAAGACGACGCTCGTACAGGCATTGTCCGGCGAATGGACCGACCAGCACTCCGAGGAGATGAAGCGCGGTATCTCTATCCGACTCGGCTACGCCGACGCGACGTTCCGTCGCTGTCCGGAGGCCGAGGAGCCGGAGGCCTTTACCGTCGACGAGCACTGCGACGACCACGACGTCGACACCGACCACCTCCGGACGGTGTCGTTCGTGGACGCGCCCGGGCACGAGACGCTGATGGCAACCATGCTGTCCGGCGCGGCTATCATGGACGGGGCCGTCCTCGTCATCTCGGCGACCGAGCCCGTCCCGCAGGCCCAGACCGAGGAGCACTTGAGCGCGCTCGATATCATCGGCATCGACAACATCGTCATCGCCCAGAACAAGGTCGACCTCGTCGACGAGGAGCGGGCGATGCAGAACTACGAGCAGATTCAGGAGTTCGTCGAGGGCACTGTCGCCGAAGGCGCACCGGTTGTCCCCATCAGCGCGGGTCAGGAGGCCAACATCGACTTGCTCATCGAGGCCGTCCAGTCCGAGATTCCGACGCCGGAACGGGACCCGGACGAAGACGCCCGCATGATGGTCGCACGCTCGTTCGACATCAACCGTCCCGGTACGACCTGGGACGACCTGATGGGCGGCGTGCTTGGCGGGTCGCTCGTTGGCGGCCAACTGGACGCTGACGACGAGATCGAACTCCGCCCCGGCCGTGAGGTCGAGGAAGGCGGCAAGACGGAGTGGCAGCCCGTGACGACGACAGTCCGCTCGCTCCAGTCGGGCGGTGACTTCGTGGACACGGTCACGCCGGGCGGTCTGCTCGGCGTCGGGACCGGGCTCGACCCCGCTATCACGAAAGGCGACGCGCTCGCCGGCCAGGTCGCCGGGCCGCCCGGGAGCCTCCCGCCGGTCCACGAGACGTTCACGATGGATGTGGACCTACTGGAACGTATCGTCGGTGACGACGGCGGCGAGGTCGACGAAATCTCGACCGGCGAACCGCTCATGCTGACTATCGGCACCGCTACCACCGTCGGTTCGGTCACGAGCGCGCGCGACGAGGAATGTGAAGTCGCGCTTAAGCGCCCGGTCTGTGCGGCGTCGGGCTCGAAGATCGCGATCAACCGACGTGTCGGCGCTCGGTGGCGGCTCATCGGTGTCGGCACGCTGCGGTGA
- a CDS encoding MBL fold metallo-hydrolase has protein sequence MEVTLLGTGDTTGTPTVQCDCDTCERARDPDEELRASVRERGIDPTGGVERSRFSVVVRHDGTGESLLVDLSPDFRHQFLRESVPLPDAAIITHVHFDHLDGLGNAYRLFDELPVHAADETDPVTGESVAQGVRSRYDYLDTVSVHAQTPFEPFTVAGFEVTLVPVTHPPLLCYGLRIEEPQTGAVLSISGDTCYDVPDRSKSVLTGADLALVEGIVHAEACEYHPKGGTHHNEDGVPRTFGTKHMTLLGARDFAADIEADDYRIVHTGHYVPADRAFADDIGLDGEQFTL, from the coding sequence ATGGAGGTCACGCTGCTTGGGACCGGCGACACGACGGGGACGCCGACTGTCCAGTGCGACTGTGACACGTGCGAACGGGCGCGCGACCCTGACGAGGAACTCCGGGCCAGTGTTCGCGAGCGCGGCATTGACCCCACGGGCGGCGTCGAACGGTCGCGCTTCTCTGTCGTCGTTCGACACGACGGCACTGGAGAGTCGCTGCTGGTCGACCTGAGTCCGGACTTCCGTCATCAGTTCCTCCGCGAATCGGTCCCGTTGCCGGACGCGGCTATCATTACGCACGTCCATTTCGACCACCTCGATGGCCTCGGCAACGCCTACCGTCTGTTCGACGAGCTGCCGGTCCACGCCGCCGACGAGACCGATCCGGTGACCGGTGAAAGTGTTGCACAGGGCGTCCGGAGCCGCTACGATTATCTCGATACGGTCTCGGTCCACGCACAGACGCCGTTCGAGCCGTTCACCGTCGCCGGCTTCGAGGTGACGCTCGTCCCGGTCACGCACCCGCCGCTTCTGTGTTATGGCCTGCGAATCGAGGAACCACAGACCGGGGCAGTGCTGTCGATTTCCGGGGACACCTGCTACGACGTGCCCGACCGCTCGAAATCCGTGCTGACCGGCGCTGACCTCGCACTTGTCGAGGGCATCGTCCACGCGGAGGCCTGCGAATACCACCCGAAAGGCGGCACGCACCACAACGAGGACGGCGTGCCGCGGACCTTCGGCACGAAACACATGACCCTGCTCGGCGCACGGGACTTCGCTGCCGACATCGAGGCCGACGACTACCGTATCGTCCACACTGGTCATTACGTCCCTGCGGACCGGGCCTTTGCTGACGACATTGGACTCGACGGCGAGCAGTTCACGCTCTGA
- a CDS encoding amidohydrolase: MSELLVTGGQVLRPDLTVERADVLISQDSGDIVAVDEPGTLDGDDELDASDGLVIPGLVNAHTHVAMTLLRGLADDKPLDAWLQEDVWPVEAELTADDIRAGAELGLVEMIRSGTTALSDMYFEVEEIADAVDQAGMRAVLGFTAVTVGKDDEAARSDLEESLDVARKLDGAADGRVRTTFQPHSLTTVGEEYLREFVPQALEDDLSIHLHANETRDEVMPIVDEHGQRPLAYADDIGLLDGDTYVAHGVHVDDSEIDLLAETGTGVAHCPASNMKLASGMAPVQDLLDAGVTVGIGTDGAASNNDLDMFDEMRDAAMIGKLAADDASAVDAGTVVEMATANGAALLGFDSGRIEIGANADLAVIDLDAPHLTPAHDLVSHLAYAVHGSDVRHTVCDGEVLMRDRTVEVFDEQAVRERASEHAAALVERAGN, from the coding sequence ATGAGCGAACTTCTCGTCACCGGCGGGCAGGTCCTCCGACCTGACCTGACCGTCGAGCGTGCGGACGTACTGATTTCACAGGACAGCGGCGACATCGTGGCCGTCGACGAACCGGGTACACTGGACGGCGACGACGAACTCGACGCCAGCGACGGCCTGGTCATCCCCGGTCTGGTCAACGCCCACACGCACGTCGCGATGACACTGCTTCGCGGTCTCGCTGACGACAAGCCCCTCGATGCCTGGCTGCAGGAGGACGTCTGGCCCGTCGAAGCGGAACTGACCGCCGACGACATCCGCGCTGGGGCGGAACTCGGGCTGGTCGAGATGATACGGTCGGGGACGACGGCGCTGTCGGATATGTACTTCGAGGTCGAGGAGATCGCGGACGCCGTCGACCAGGCTGGGATGCGAGCAGTGCTTGGCTTTACGGCAGTCACTGTCGGCAAGGACGACGAGGCCGCGCGGTCTGACCTCGAAGAGAGCCTCGACGTGGCTCGGAAACTCGACGGTGCGGCTGATGGCCGGGTCCGGACGACGTTCCAGCCACACTCGCTCACGACCGTCGGCGAGGAATACCTGCGCGAGTTCGTCCCACAGGCGCTTGAGGACGACCTTTCGATCCACCTGCACGCCAACGAGACGCGCGACGAGGTGATGCCTATCGTCGACGAACACGGACAGCGCCCGCTCGCCTACGCTGACGATATCGGCCTGCTGGACGGCGACACGTACGTAGCCCACGGCGTCCACGTCGACGACAGTGAAATCGACCTGCTGGCCGAGACGGGTACCGGCGTTGCTCACTGCCCGGCCTCGAACATGAAACTCGCCAGCGGGATGGCTCCGGTACAGGACCTGCTGGACGCTGGTGTCACCGTGGGTATCGGAACCGACGGCGCGGCCTCGAACAACGACCTCGATATGTTTGACGAGATGCGCGACGCGGCGATGATCGGCAAACTCGCGGCTGACGACGCCAGCGCGGTCGATGCTGGCACTGTCGTCGAAATGGCGACGGCGAACGGCGCGGCTCTACTGGGCTTCGACAGCGGCCGCATCGAGATCGGCGCGAACGCGGACTTGGCCGTCATCGACCTCGACGCCCCACACCTGACGCCGGCCCACGACCTCGTCTCGCACCTGGCCTATGCCGTCCACGGGAGCGACGTGCGCCACACGGTTTGTGACGGCGAGGTGCTCATGCGCGACCGCACTGTCGAGGTGTTCGACGAGCAGGCCGTCCGCGAGCGGGCCAGCGAGCACGCGGCCGCGCTGGTCGAACGAGCCGGTAACTGA
- a CDS encoding rubrerythrin-like domain-containing protein yields MPTWSDPAPCDDDEQLFECPDCGKRLCSERSTVSCGRCETEMQNLSVPRPE; encoded by the coding sequence ATGCCAACGTGGTCAGACCCCGCCCCATGCGACGACGACGAACAGCTGTTTGAATGCCCGGACTGCGGGAAGCGCCTCTGTAGCGAGCGCTCGACGGTCTCCTGTGGCCGCTGTGAGACAGAAATGCAGAACCTCAGCGTCCCTCGGCCGGAATAA
- the hisG gene encoding ATP phosphoribosyltransferase, producing the protein MRIAVPNKGRLHEPSEELLERAGLHLVDGADRQLHADTVDPDVTVLYARAADIPEYVADGAADVGITGLDQVRESDTDDLVELRDLDFGRCRLVLAAPEESDIETVYDFEDGRIATEFPKITRRYFDRVDVGVDVTEVSGATELTPHVDIADGIVDITSTGTTLRMNRLAVVDEVLESSVRLFAREDTAENEKVQQVDTALGSVLAAEDKRYLMMNAPEDALDDVEDVLPGMGGPTVMDIAGSDQLAVHAVVEERAVFETISSLKDVGASDILVTEIERLVE; encoded by the coding sequence ATGCGAATCGCCGTCCCCAACAAGGGCCGCCTGCACGAACCAAGCGAGGAACTGCTCGAACGGGCCGGCCTCCATCTGGTCGACGGGGCCGACCGCCAACTGCACGCCGATACCGTCGACCCGGACGTGACCGTCCTGTACGCCCGCGCTGCCGACATCCCCGAGTACGTCGCGGACGGTGCTGCCGACGTGGGTATCACCGGCCTCGACCAAGTCCGGGAGTCCGACACCGACGACCTCGTCGAACTCCGAGACCTCGATTTCGGCCGCTGTCGCCTCGTTCTTGCCGCACCTGAAGAGAGCGATATCGAGACCGTCTACGACTTCGAGGACGGCCGCATCGCCACGGAGTTCCCTAAAATCACCCGCCGGTACTTCGACCGGGTCGACGTGGGTGTCGACGTGACCGAAGTGTCCGGCGCGACGGAGCTGACCCCGCACGTCGACATCGCCGACGGTATCGTCGATATCACCTCGACCGGGACCACGCTCCGTATGAACCGGCTGGCCGTCGTCGACGAAGTACTCGAAAGCTCTGTCCGCCTGTTCGCCCGCGAAGACACCGCTGAAAACGAAAAGGTCCAGCAGGTCGACACCGCGCTTGGCTCCGTCCTTGCCGCCGAAGACAAACGCTATCTGATGATGAACGCCCCCGAGGACGCCCTCGATGACGTGGAAGACGTGCTTCCGGGCATGGGCGGCCCCACTGTGATGGACATCGCCGGCTCCGACCAGCTCGCCGTCCACGCCGTCGTGGAGGAGCGCGCCGTCTTCGAGACGATTAGCTCGCTCAAGGACGTGGGCGCGAGCGATATCCTCGTCACAGAGATAGAACGGCTGGTTGAATAG
- a CDS encoding DUF5787 family protein, producing the protein MREFDFELALCAHLEREGRLVSRQLGGAVHGRRVLDTVVVEPGPELDERAAITPERLPTAAIESDVGPGRARYWKDAFDCHPDRAERAVELAVERGFFERERRGGRTYVRQTTRYPDWFGEIVAIENKPDLGRPGDLETQLRTDVSLALADRVILATASYVTGAHLNRIPEEVGVWRFDADSGTMDVRREATPLPTDDPGVELIEERPVRTDVRMVGASEKARARRQLAERAYGKGWRSFDYPACERCSPGSDGIPYCQWKDRAVRESDDCGPDCGGYEAADPPAVDGDSLRAERTPWRADPDGRRRRQSGLDRFG; encoded by the coding sequence GTGCGGGAGTTCGACTTCGAACTGGCGCTGTGTGCCCATCTTGAGCGCGAGGGGCGGCTGGTGAGCCGGCAGCTCGGCGGCGCTGTCCACGGCCGGCGCGTCCTCGATACCGTTGTCGTCGAGCCGGGTCCTGAACTCGACGAGCGGGCGGCCATCACTCCCGAACGGCTGCCGACGGCGGCCATCGAAAGCGACGTTGGCCCGGGTCGGGCGCGGTACTGGAAGGACGCTTTCGACTGCCATCCCGACCGCGCCGAGCGGGCCGTCGAACTGGCGGTCGAGCGGGGCTTCTTCGAGCGCGAGCGTCGCGGCGGCCGAACGTACGTCCGACAGACGACGCGATATCCCGACTGGTTCGGCGAAATTGTCGCCATCGAGAACAAGCCGGACCTGGGTCGGCCCGGCGACCTAGAGACACAGTTACGGACCGACGTGTCGCTCGCGCTCGCCGACCGCGTCATACTGGCGACGGCCTCCTACGTGACCGGGGCGCACCTCAACCGGATTCCCGAGGAGGTCGGTGTCTGGCGGTTTGACGCCGACAGCGGAACGATGGACGTCCGTCGGGAGGCGACACCACTGCCGACCGACGACCCGGGCGTCGAACTCATCGAGGAGCGACCGGTCCGGACGGACGTGCGGATGGTCGGCGCTTCGGAGAAGGCCCGCGCGCGTCGGCAACTGGCCGAGCGAGCGTACGGCAAGGGGTGGCGGAGTTTCGACTACCCGGCGTGTGAGCGCTGTTCACCCGGCAGTGACGGGATTCCGTACTGTCAGTGGAAGGACCGCGCTGTCCGCGAGAGCGACGACTGCGGCCCGGACTGCGGCGGATACGAGGCAGCCGACCCGCCGGCCGTCGACGGCGATTCGCTCCGGGCCGAGCGGACGCCGTGGCGGGCAGACCCCGACGGGCGCAGGCGTCGCCAGTCGGGACTGGATCGGTTCGGATAG
- a CDS encoding MFS transporter, giving the protein MLLAVAAGWFLVLGMRFVVPAVLPTIREEFVISNAQAGLAVTVLWLTYAAVQFPAGVLIDRIGERTLLVAAALLSGVGLLGYFFAPVFSLFLIATGAFGLGTGVYGPTRGTALSRTFDVREGTAFGVVMAAGSLGAATLPAVAAFVTTRYGWRLALASAAPLFILVAGALWLSVSDRPTGESERSLRQDLRIVLTGFRNRRLMLSVSGKTLMLFAFQAVTAFLTTYLVTVRDLSQGTAGALLSVLFVGGALSQTVTGRLADRYGTPSVLTAVALVSTVPLVLIPSVRGVVPLAIVSGLIGVRMSVGPLANAYIVDTLPDTAEGTGWGLLRTGFFGISSLGSTAVGLLADQNLFAVAFYGLAGLTLLAAGTFVVLPRRDRL; this is encoded by the coding sequence ATGCTGCTTGCCGTCGCTGCCGGCTGGTTTCTCGTTCTCGGGATGCGGTTTGTCGTCCCTGCGGTGCTGCCGACGATACGCGAGGAGTTCGTCATCTCGAACGCACAGGCAGGGCTCGCAGTCACAGTACTCTGGCTCACATACGCGGCGGTACAGTTTCCGGCCGGGGTGCTGATCGACCGAATCGGGGAGCGGACACTGCTGGTAGCCGCAGCGTTGCTGTCGGGCGTCGGGCTGCTGGGCTACTTCTTCGCGCCGGTGTTCTCCCTGTTCCTCATCGCAACGGGCGCGTTTGGGCTCGGAACTGGGGTGTACGGCCCGACCCGCGGGACCGCGCTCTCGCGGACGTTCGATGTCCGCGAGGGGACCGCCTTCGGTGTCGTAATGGCGGCCGGTTCTCTCGGCGCGGCCACACTGCCTGCCGTCGCCGCGTTCGTCACCACACGGTACGGCTGGCGGCTGGCGCTTGCCAGCGCCGCTCCGCTGTTCATCCTTGTCGCCGGCGCGCTCTGGCTCTCAGTCTCGGACCGCCCGACCGGTGAGTCCGAACGGAGCCTCCGGCAGGACCTCCGAATAGTCCTCACCGGCTTTCGCAACCGTCGGCTCATGCTGTCGGTCTCCGGAAAGACACTGATGCTGTTTGCCTTTCAGGCCGTGACAGCGTTTCTCACGACATATCTGGTCACAGTCAGGGACCTCTCACAGGGGACCGCCGGGGCGCTCCTTTCGGTGCTGTTCGTCGGTGGCGCGCTCTCACAGACGGTTACCGGCCGGCTCGCCGACCGATACGGAACGCCCAGTGTCCTGACGGCTGTCGCGCTCGTCAGTACCGTTCCACTCGTGCTCATTCCGTCCGTCCGCGGGGTCGTGCCGCTGGCCATCGTCTCCGGCCTCATCGGGGTTCGGATGAGCGTCGGCCCGCTAGCTAACGCCTACATCGTCGATACGCTGCCTGACACCGCCGAAGGGACCGGCTGGGGCCTGCTCCGGACCGGCTTCTTCGGGATCAGTTCGCTGGGCTCGACGGCCGTCGGTCTGCTGGCCGACCAGAACCTGTTTGCCGTCGCGTTCTACGGTCTCGCTGGCCTGACGCTGCTGGCCGCGGGTACCTTTGTTGTCCTCCCACGCCGGGACCGCCTGTGA
- a CDS encoding DUF188 domain-containing protein, which translates to MIVLDTNALMMPVECNVRLFEELDRVLPDATDYVAPAAVRDELAKLADGAGAEATAASVGQDLLDRCTVRETTADYADDAVVELAQADDATHAVTNDNPLKRRLLDAGVPVISLRGRNKLGITQP; encoded by the coding sequence ATGATCGTGCTGGACACGAACGCGCTGATGATGCCGGTCGAATGCAACGTGCGGCTGTTCGAGGAACTCGACAGAGTGTTGCCGGACGCGACGGACTACGTCGCGCCCGCCGCCGTCCGCGACGAGCTGGCGAAACTGGCCGACGGGGCCGGCGCGGAAGCGACGGCCGCCTCTGTCGGGCAGGACCTGCTCGACCGGTGTACGGTTCGGGAGACGACGGCGGACTACGCGGACGATGCCGTCGTCGAACTGGCACAGGCAGACGATGCGACACACGCGGTCACGAACGACAACCCCCTCAAACGACGCCTGCTGGACGCGGGCGTTCCAGTAATTAGTTTAAGGGGCCGGAACAAACTGGGTATCACTCAACCATAA
- a CDS encoding RNA methyltransferase — MYVLELGGQDDAFARQEAASAASAVDVLAPGLATARGISDRVRHLAFTHRACDLLGTSDPDIESAAELLSAATIDREGSVAVRAVDVRASTGIDTQQAERTLGGVLTDRGFPVDLDNPDHVLYAYLSDPDGDEEGGTGEACCALGWLAAESVRDFGSRQPTDRPFFQPGSMDPLEARALVNIAGAGPDATILDPMCGTGGLLLEAGLVGADVVGGDAQEKMVSGTRKNLAYALNGDGHPNRDAYPEPGEWGVFRSDASALPVADDAVDAVVFDAPYGRQSRIEGDLAPLVSGALGEAARVAGRCVLVADRDWREAATGAGWAVTDYFKRRVHRSLVRHIHVLE; from the coding sequence GTGTACGTCCTCGAACTCGGCGGGCAGGACGACGCGTTCGCGCGGCAGGAGGCCGCAAGCGCCGCGAGCGCCGTCGACGTGCTCGCCCCCGGACTGGCGACAGCACGGGGTATCAGCGACCGCGTTCGCCACCTCGCGTTTACCCACCGGGCCTGTGACCTGCTCGGAACCTCGGACCCAGACATCGAAAGTGCCGCCGAGTTGCTATCGGCCGCGACCATCGACCGCGAGGGGAGTGTCGCCGTGCGTGCGGTCGACGTGCGAGCGAGCACTGGCATCGACACCCAACAGGCCGAACGGACGCTTGGCGGCGTGCTCACCGACCGTGGCTTTCCCGTCGACCTCGACAACCCAGACCACGTCCTCTACGCCTATCTCTCGGACCCCGACGGCGACGAGGAGGGCGGGACCGGCGAGGCCTGCTGTGCGCTGGGCTGGCTTGCCGCCGAGAGCGTGCGGGACTTCGGGAGCCGCCAGCCGACGGACCGTCCGTTCTTCCAGCCCGGCAGCATGGACCCACTCGAAGCCCGCGCACTGGTCAACATCGCCGGAGCCGGTCCGGACGCAACGATACTGGACCCGATGTGTGGCACCGGTGGCCTCCTGCTAGAGGCGGGGCTGGTTGGGGCCGACGTGGTCGGCGGCGACGCACAGGAAAAAATGGTCTCGGGGACGCGCAAGAACTTAGCCTACGCACTCAACGGCGACGGCCACCCCAACAGGGACGCCTATCCCGAACCGGGCGAGTGGGGGGTGTTCCGGTCCGACGCGTCCGCACTGCCAGTGGCCGACGACGCCGTCGATGCCGTCGTCTTCGACGCCCCCTACGGTCGTCAGTCCCGTATCGAGGGGGACCTGGCTCCACTCGTGTCCGGTGCGCTCGGCGAAGCCGCCCGCGTCGCAGGGCGGTGCGTCCTCGTCGCCGACCGCGACTGGCGCGAGGCCGCGACCGGCGCGGGCTGGGCTGTCACTGATTACTTCAAGCGGCGCGTTCACCGCTCACTGGTCAGGCACATCCACGTTCTTGAGTGA
- a CDS encoding GTP-dependent dephospho-CoA kinase family protein: MSDVVLELPSDLRHELKEPLGRIYTDTAALLSDAGNPIIAVGDMVTYHLIEAGRTPDLALVDERTKRSAVDADVSAAISGFDRTLSVDNPAATLTAELLTALRGGIDSDETTLLDVDGEEDLATLPAVLAAPAGASVVYGQPDEGMVLADCDDTARDRVRSLLERMDGDAERAIALLSN, translated from the coding sequence GTGTCCGACGTCGTTCTCGAACTCCCGAGTGACCTGCGGCACGAACTGAAAGAACCGCTCGGACGTATCTACACTGACACAGCGGCGCTGCTATCTGACGCCGGCAACCCAATCATCGCCGTCGGCGACATGGTCACGTACCATCTCATCGAGGCCGGGCGGACGCCCGACCTCGCGCTGGTCGACGAACGGACCAAACGCTCGGCTGTCGACGCGGACGTGTCAGCGGCAATCAGCGGCTTCGACCGGACGCTTTCGGTCGACAACCCGGCCGCGACGCTCACCGCTGAACTGCTTACTGCGCTTCGAGGCGGTATCGACAGCGACGAGACGACACTGCTGGATGTCGACGGTGAGGAGGACCTCGCCACGCTCCCTGCAGTGCTCGCCGCGCCCGCCGGAGCCAGCGTCGTGTACGGCCAGCCAGATGAGGGGATGGTGCTGGCCGACTGCGACGACACAGCCCGGGACCGGGTCCGGTCGCTGCTGGAGCGGATGGACGGCGACGCCGAGCGGGCGATTGCACTCCTGTCGAACTAA
- the spt4 gene encoding transcription elongation factor subunit Spt4: MADRLVCRDCHRVQSAEIESQCEACGGTALTEDWAGYVVIAHPERSDIAEEMEVTEPGKYALKVR, translated from the coding sequence ATGGCGGACCGACTCGTCTGTCGCGACTGTCACCGCGTCCAGAGCGCGGAGATTGAAAGCCAGTGTGAGGCCTGCGGCGGCACTGCACTGACCGAGGACTGGGCCGGCTACGTCGTCATCGCGCACCCGGAGCGCTCCGACATCGCCGAGGAGATGGAAGTGACCGAGCCGGGCAAGTACGCGCTGAAAGTCCGCTAA